One stretch of Clavibacter californiensis DNA includes these proteins:
- a CDS encoding S8 family serine peptidase: MFVIPRSPRLRSESDRASSLRRATASVAATALVAAGLVTFGAAGAMAAPAPTVATPASALEDGRYIVTLADDAAATYQGGVDGLPATQARSGAQLDAKAGPVVAYTDYLRDQQEDVAASVGADIEYSYSLTVNGFSADLTAEQASKLSGDREVASVEPDRIYHPTSTPAADFLGLSGADGVWAKTGGQEKAGEGAVIGVIDTGIAPENPAFAGEPLGTTAGAEPYRDGSAIAYAKGDGTTFRGACQTGEQFTAADCSTKIVGARYFVTGFGQKNIGTAATGEYVSPRDGDGHGSHTASTAAGEAGVTATIDGNDLGEISGVAPAAKIAAYKVCWSGPDPAVQTDDGCAGADLVAAIEQATKDGVDVINYSIGGGSAQTTFSATDSAFLGAASAGIFVSASAGNSGPDASTLDNASPWITTVAASTVAGNFEATAQLGDGQAFAGSSITVTKPVTGSFVTAASVAAAGATTPALCGPGALDPAKAAGKIVLCERGTFDRVAKSAEVERAGGIGMVLVNPTPNSVDADTHSVPTVHLDADVYAAVSAYAATPGATVTLVPDNTTGVSAPTPQVAGFSSRGPVLADGSDILKPDVTAPGVSIIAATNNAEGEEPTFALLSGTSMAAPHVAGLALLYLGEHPKATPAEIKSAMMTTAYDTVDEDGGKVTDPFTQGAGHVDARRYLDPGLLYLNDRADWLAYLAATGYASGIDPVDPSELNLASIAIGALTGSETVTREVTSTRAGSYTASVQGLAGVTAEVTPKTLEFTEAGQTKSYEVAFTRTTADIDAYATGSLTWTDGDTTVRSPIAVNPVSIAAPDEVQGKGITGSVDVTVTPGTTGPIALAAEGLTAGRVYPNPKDASSPISGTGPAKAELQYATTVPAGQLATRIDLDSADDKADLDLSVFRIEGGKPVEQFDSATESADESVTIETPEAGDYVVVVSVFSIPAGATTQDFTITQFDLSESTDGGAFTVSPNPLDAVQSQPITYTASWSGLAPETAYLGRVAYSGTESSTYVRVESGAIPAPAATAPPVITGTPTAGQTLTASPGTWDQEGLKFSYQWYADGKALAGQTRATYKVSPSVAGKSITVVVTAKPATGPSGTATSEAVVIKLASTVTLSVKPPVLTSAQKAVVTVKVDSQAKAAPTGTVTVKVGSDSYEVALDAAGTGRVELPTYAKGRYTVTATYAGDAANAAKASAPKYLYVSR; encoded by the coding sequence GTGTTCGTGATCCCACGCTCCCCCCGGCTCCGCTCGGAGTCCGACCGCGCATCATCCCTGCGTAGGGCGACGGCCTCCGTCGCCGCCACCGCCCTCGTCGCCGCCGGCCTCGTCACGTTCGGAGCAGCAGGGGCCATGGCCGCCCCTGCGCCTACCGTGGCGACGCCGGCATCGGCGCTCGAGGACGGCCGCTACATCGTCACCCTCGCGGACGACGCCGCCGCGACCTACCAGGGCGGGGTCGACGGGCTCCCCGCGACCCAGGCCCGGTCGGGCGCGCAGCTCGACGCGAAGGCCGGCCCGGTCGTCGCGTACACCGACTACCTCCGCGACCAGCAGGAGGATGTGGCCGCCAGCGTCGGCGCCGACATCGAGTACTCCTACTCCCTCACGGTCAACGGCTTCTCCGCCGACCTCACGGCCGAGCAGGCGTCGAAGCTCTCCGGCGACCGGGAGGTCGCCTCCGTGGAGCCCGACCGGATCTACCACCCCACGTCCACCCCGGCGGCCGACTTCCTCGGGCTCTCGGGCGCCGACGGCGTCTGGGCCAAGACGGGCGGTCAGGAGAAGGCGGGCGAGGGCGCCGTCATCGGCGTCATCGACACCGGCATCGCCCCCGAGAACCCCGCGTTCGCGGGCGAGCCGCTCGGCACGACGGCGGGCGCCGAGCCGTACCGCGACGGATCCGCGATCGCGTACGCCAAGGGCGACGGCACCACCTTCCGGGGTGCCTGCCAGACCGGCGAGCAGTTCACGGCGGCCGACTGCTCCACCAAGATCGTGGGCGCGCGCTACTTCGTGACGGGCTTCGGCCAGAAGAACATCGGCACCGCGGCGACGGGCGAGTACGTCTCCCCGCGCGACGGCGACGGCCACGGCTCGCACACCGCCTCCACCGCCGCCGGCGAGGCGGGCGTGACGGCCACCATCGACGGCAACGACCTCGGGGAGATCTCGGGCGTCGCGCCCGCCGCCAAGATCGCGGCGTACAAGGTCTGCTGGTCGGGTCCCGACCCCGCCGTGCAGACGGACGACGGCTGCGCCGGTGCCGACCTCGTCGCGGCCATCGAGCAGGCGACGAAGGACGGCGTCGACGTCATCAACTACTCCATCGGCGGCGGATCCGCGCAGACCACGTTCTCCGCGACCGACAGCGCGTTCCTCGGCGCGGCCAGCGCGGGCATCTTCGTGTCGGCCTCCGCGGGCAACTCCGGCCCCGACGCCTCGACCCTCGACAACGCGTCGCCGTGGATCACCACGGTCGCCGCGAGCACGGTCGCGGGCAACTTCGAGGCCACGGCGCAGCTCGGCGACGGGCAGGCCTTCGCGGGCTCGTCGATCACGGTCACGAAGCCCGTCACGGGCTCGTTCGTCACGGCGGCCTCCGTCGCCGCGGCCGGCGCCACCACGCCGGCCCTCTGCGGGCCCGGCGCGCTGGATCCCGCGAAGGCCGCAGGGAAGATCGTGCTGTGCGAGCGCGGCACGTTCGACCGGGTCGCGAAGTCGGCCGAGGTCGAGCGCGCGGGCGGCATCGGCATGGTGCTGGTCAACCCGACTCCGAACTCGGTCGACGCCGACACGCACTCCGTGCCGACCGTCCACCTCGACGCGGACGTCTACGCGGCCGTCTCCGCCTACGCGGCGACGCCCGGCGCGACCGTCACGCTGGTGCCCGACAACACGACGGGCGTCTCCGCCCCGACGCCCCAGGTCGCGGGCTTCAGCTCGCGCGGCCCGGTGCTCGCGGACGGCAGCGACATCCTGAAGCCCGACGTCACCGCGCCCGGCGTCTCGATCATCGCCGCGACGAACAACGCCGAGGGAGAGGAGCCGACGTTCGCGCTCCTCTCCGGCACCTCGATGGCGGCCCCGCACGTGGCCGGCCTCGCGCTGCTGTACCTCGGCGAGCACCCGAAGGCGACGCCCGCCGAGATCAAGTCGGCGATGATGACCACCGCGTACGACACGGTGGACGAGGACGGCGGCAAGGTCACGGATCCCTTCACCCAGGGCGCCGGCCACGTCGACGCGCGCCGGTACCTCGACCCCGGCCTGCTGTACCTCAACGACCGCGCCGACTGGCTCGCGTACCTCGCGGCCACCGGCTACGCGTCGGGCATCGACCCGGTCGACCCGTCGGAGCTCAACCTGGCGAGCATCGCGATCGGCGCCCTCACCGGCTCCGAGACCGTGACGCGCGAGGTCACGTCCACGCGCGCCGGGTCCTACACGGCGAGCGTGCAGGGCCTCGCGGGCGTCACGGCCGAGGTGACCCCGAAGACGCTCGAGTTCACCGAGGCGGGGCAGACGAAGTCGTACGAGGTCGCGTTCACGCGCACCACGGCCGACATCGACGCCTACGCCACCGGATCCCTCACCTGGACGGACGGCGACACCACGGTGCGCAGCCCGATCGCGGTGAACCCGGTCTCCATCGCCGCACCGGACGAGGTGCAGGGGAAGGGGATCACGGGATCCGTCGACGTCACCGTGACGCCCGGCACCACCGGGCCGATCGCGCTCGCCGCGGAGGGCCTGACCGCCGGCCGCGTCTACCCGAACCCGAAGGACGCGTCCTCGCCCATCTCGGGCACGGGGCCGGCCAAGGCCGAGCTGCAGTACGCGACCACCGTCCCCGCCGGCCAGCTGGCGACCCGGATCGACCTCGACTCGGCCGACGACAAGGCCGACCTCGACCTCTCGGTGTTCCGCATCGAGGGCGGGAAGCCGGTCGAGCAGTTCGACTCGGCGACGGAGTCCGCCGACGAGTCCGTGACCATCGAGACCCCGGAGGCCGGTGACTACGTCGTGGTCGTGTCGGTCTTCTCGATCCCCGCGGGCGCGACGACGCAGGACTTCACCATCACGCAGTTCGACCTGTCCGAGTCGACGGACGGGGGCGCGTTCACGGTGTCCCCGAACCCGCTCGACGCGGTGCAGAGCCAGCCGATCACGTACACGGCGTCGTGGAGCGGGCTCGCGCCCGAGACCGCGTACCTCGGTCGGGTCGCCTACTCCGGCACCGAGTCGTCGACGTACGTGCGCGTCGAGTCGGGCGCGATCCCGGCGCCGGCGGCGACCGCACCGCCCGTGATCACCGGCACGCCCACCGCCGGCCAGACGCTCACGGCGTCACCCGGCACGTGGGACCAGGAGGGCCTCAAGTTCTCCTACCAGTGGTACGCGGACGGGAAGGCCCTCGCCGGCCAGACGCGCGCGACCTACAAGGTCTCGCCGTCGGTGGCGGGCAAGTCGATCACGGTCGTCGTGACGGCGAAGCCGGCCACGGGCCCCTCGGGCACCGCGACCAGCGAGGCCGTCGTGATCAAGCTCGCGAGCACCGTGACGCTGAGCGTCAAGCCGCCCGTGCTCACGAGCGCGCAGAAGGCCGTCGTCACGGTCAAGGTCGACAGCCAGGCGAAGGCGGCGCCCACGGGCACCGTCACCGTGAAGGTCGGCTCGGACTCGTACGAGGTCGCCCTGGATGCCGCGGGCACCGGCCGCGTGGAGCTGCCGACGTACGCGAAGGGCCGGTACACCGTGACCGCGACCTACGCGGGCGACGCCGCCAACGCGGCGAAGGCCAGCGCGCCGAAGTACCTCTACGTGAGCCGCTGA